The following coding sequences are from one Panicum hallii strain FIL2 chromosome 5, PHallii_v3.1, whole genome shotgun sequence window:
- the LOC112893005 gene encoding gibberellin 20 oxidase 2-like, translating to MVSQAQQEPALPRSSSIAKRAAAASMDASPAPPLLLRAPTPSIDLPAAKQDRADAASKAAAVFDLRREPKIPAPFVWPHDDARPTSAAELGVPVVDVGVLRNGDRAGLHRAAAQVAAACATHGFFQVCGHGVDAALARAALDGASDFFRLPLAEKQRARRVPGTVSGYTSAHADRFASKLPWKETLSFGFHDGAASPVVVDYFAGTLGQDFEPMGRVYQRYCEEMKALSLTIMELLELSLGVERGYYREFFEDSRSIMRCNYYPPCPEPERTLGTGPHCDPTALTILLQDDVGGLEVLVDGEWRPVRPVPGAMVINIGDTFMALSNGRYKSCLHRAVVNRRQERRSLAFFLCPREDRVVRPPASGAVGAAPRRYPDFTWADLMRFTQRHYRADTRTLDAFTRWLSHGPAQEAAAAPCST from the exons ATGGTGTCCCAAGCACAGCAAGAGCCAGCTCTGCCTCGCAGCAGCAGCATCGCCAAGCGCGCAGCCGCCGCGTCCATGGACGCCAGCCCGGCCCCGCCTCTCCTCCTCCGCGCACCGACCCCCAGCATTGACCTCCCCGCGGCCAAGCAGGACAGGGCCGACGCGGCCAGCAAGGCGGCCGCCGTGTTCGACCTGCGCCGGGAGCCCAAGATCCCGGCGCCGTTCGTGTGGCCGCACGACGACGCGCGCCCGACCTCGGCCGCGGAGCTGGGCGTGCCGGTGGTGGACGTGGGCGTGCTGCGCAATGGCGACCGCGCGGGGCTGCACCGCGCCGCGGCGCAGGTGGCCGCGGCGTGCGCGACGCACGGGTTCTTCCAGGTGTGCGGGCACGGCGTGGACGCGGCCCTGGCGCGTGCCGCGCTGGACGGCGCCAGCGACTTCTTCCGGCTGCCGCTGGCCGAGAAGCAGCGAGCCCGGCGCGTCCCGGGCACCGTGTCCGGGTACACGAGCGCGCACGCCGACCGGTTCGCGTCCAAGCTCCCGTGGAAGGAGACCCTCTCCTTCGGCTTCCACGACGGCGCCGCGTCGCCCGTCGTCGTCGACTACTTCGCCGGCACCCTCGGCCAGGATTTCGAGCCAATGGG GCGCGTGTACCAGAGGTACTGCGAGGAGATGAAGGCTCTGTCGCTGACGATCATGGAGCTGCTGGAGCTGAGCCTGGGCGTGGAGCGCGGCTACTACCGGGAGTTCTTCGAGGACAGCCGCTCCATCATGCGGTGCAACTACTACCCGCCGTGCCCGGAGCCGGAGCGCACGCTGGGCACGGGCCCGCACTGCGACCCCACCGCGCTGACCATCCTCCTCCAGGACGACGTCGGCGGGCTGGAGGTCCTTGTCGACGGCGAGTGGCGCCCCGTCCGCCCCGTCCCCGGCGCCATGGTCATCAACATCGGCGACACCTTCATG GCGCTGTCGAACGGGCGGTACAAGAGCTGCCTCCACCGCGCGGTGGTGAACCGGCGGCAGGAGCGGCGGTCGCTGGCCTTCTTCCTGTGCCCGCGCGAGGACCGGGTGGTGCGCCCGCCGGCCAGCGGCGCCGTCGGCGCGGCGCCCCGCCGCTACCCGGACTTCACCTGGGCCGACCTCATGCGCTTCACGCAGCGCCACTACCGCGCCGACACCCGCACGCTGGACGCCTTCACACGCTGGCTCTCCCACGGCCCGGcccaggaggcggcggcggctccctgCAGCACCTAG